The following are from one region of the Cyanobium gracile PCC 6307 genome:
- the rplP gene encoding 50S ribosomal protein L16 → MLSPKRVKFRKQQRGRMRGIATRGNTIAFGDFALQAQECGWITSRQIEASRRAMTRYVKRGGKIWIRIFPDKPVTMRPAETRMGSGKGNPEFWVAVIKPGRILFEMGGPEITPQIAREAMRLAQYKLPVKTKFLALADQEAAAPEPALAVES, encoded by the coding sequence ATGCTGAGTCCAAAACGCGTCAAGTTCCGAAAGCAGCAGCGAGGCCGCATGCGCGGCATCGCCACGCGCGGCAACACCATCGCCTTCGGCGATTTCGCCCTGCAGGCCCAGGAGTGCGGGTGGATCACCTCCCGCCAGATCGAGGCCAGCCGCCGCGCCATGACCCGCTACGTCAAGCGGGGCGGGAAGATCTGGATCCGGATCTTCCCCGACAAGCCCGTCACCATGCGTCCGGCCGAAACCCGCATGGGTTCCGGTAAGGGCAACCCGGAATTCTGGGTGGCCGTGATCAAGCCGGGCCGCATTCTCTTCGAGATGGGCGGTCCGGAGATCACCCCCCAGATCGCCAGGGAAGCCATGCGTCTGGCCCAGTACAAACTGCCGGTCAAGACGAAGTTCCTCGCCCTGGCCGATCAGGAGGCAGCCGCCCCCGAACCCGCCCTCGCCGTCGAGTCCTGA
- the rplN gene encoding 50S ribosomal protein L14, with the protein MIQQETFLNVADNSGAKRIQCIRVLGTNRRYAHVGDVIVAAVKDAMPNMGVKKSDVVKAVVVRTRATLRRDTGNAIRFDDNAAVILGNDNNPKGTRVFGPVARELRERNFTKIVSLAPEVI; encoded by the coding sequence ATGATTCAGCAGGAAACCTTCCTCAACGTCGCTGACAACAGCGGCGCCAAGCGCATCCAGTGCATCCGGGTGCTCGGCACCAACCGTCGCTACGCCCACGTGGGCGATGTGATCGTGGCCGCCGTCAAGGACGCCATGCCCAACATGGGCGTCAAGAAGTCGGATGTGGTCAAGGCCGTGGTGGTGCGCACCCGGGCCACGCTGCGCCGGGACACCGGCAACGCGATCCGCTTCGACGACAACGCCGCGGTGATCCTGGGCAACGACAACAACCCCAAGGGCACCCGCGTCTTCGGTCCGGTCGCCCGGGAGCTGCGCGAGCGCAACTTCACCAAGATCGTGTCCCTCGCCCCGGAGGTGATCTGA
- the rplR gene encoding 50S ribosomal protein L18 codes for MSSLSRKQQTQKRHRRLRRLLSGTADRPRLAVFRSNNHIYAQVIDDDAQNTLCAASTLDKDLRTSVTAGANCDASIAVGQLVAQRALAKGIQQVVFDRGGNLYHGRVKALADAAREAGLQF; via the coding sequence ATGTCTTCCCTCTCCCGCAAACAGCAGACCCAGAAGCGTCACCGCCGCCTGCGTCGTCTGCTCTCCGGCACCGCCGACCGTCCCAGGCTGGCCGTGTTCCGCTCCAACAACCACATCTACGCCCAGGTCATCGACGACGACGCCCAGAACACCCTCTGTGCCGCGTCCACCCTCGACAAGGACCTGCGCACCAGCGTCACGGCGGGCGCCAACTGCGATGCCTCCATCGCGGTGGGCCAGCTCGTCGCCCAGCGCGCCCTCGCCAAGGGCATCCAGCAGGTGGTCTTCGATCGCGGCGGCAACCTGTACCACGGCAGGGTCAAGGCCCTTGCTGACGCCGCCCGGGAAGCGGGCCTTCAGTTCTGA
- the rplB gene encoding 50S ribosomal protein L2 produces the protein MAIRNYRPNTPGTRTLVVTDFSDITGKNRERGLVVSKHRHKGRNNRGVITCRHRGGGHKRLYRIVDFRRDKHGVSAKVAAIHYDPHRNARLALLYYTDGEKRYILAPSNVAVGQSVISGPDAPIENGNALPLSAIPLGSSVHNVELYAGRGGQMVRTAGASAQVVAKEGDYVALKLPSTEVRLVRRECYATLGEVGNAEQRNTSLGKAGRKRWLGRRPEVRGSVMNPCDHPHGGGEGRAPIGRSGPVTPWGKPALGLKTRKRNKPSNRFVLRKRRRTSKRSRGGRDS, from the coding sequence ATGGCAATCCGCAACTACAGGCCCAACACCCCCGGCACCCGCACGCTGGTCGTCACTGATTTCAGTGACATCACGGGCAAGAACCGGGAGCGGGGCCTGGTGGTGTCCAAGCACCGCCACAAGGGCCGCAACAACCGCGGCGTGATCACCTGCCGCCACCGCGGCGGTGGCCACAAGCGCCTCTACCGCATCGTCGACTTCCGTCGCGACAAGCATGGGGTGAGCGCCAAGGTGGCCGCGATCCACTACGACCCGCACCGCAACGCCCGTCTGGCGCTGCTCTATTACACCGACGGCGAGAAGCGTTACATCCTTGCCCCCTCCAATGTGGCGGTGGGCCAGAGCGTCATCTCCGGCCCCGACGCCCCGATCGAGAACGGCAACGCCTTGCCCCTCTCGGCCATCCCCCTGGGCTCGAGCGTCCACAACGTGGAGCTCTACGCCGGTCGCGGCGGTCAGATGGTCCGCACCGCCGGCGCCAGCGCCCAGGTGGTGGCCAAGGAAGGGGACTACGTCGCCCTCAAGCTGCCCTCCACCGAGGTGCGGCTGGTGCGCCGGGAGTGCTACGCCACCCTCGGTGAAGTGGGCAACGCCGAGCAGCGCAACACCAGCCTGGGCAAGGCCGGCCGCAAGCGCTGGCTGGGCCGCCGTCCGGAAGTGCGCGGCAGCGTGATGAACCCCTGCGACCACCCCCACGGTGGTGGTGAGGGCCGGGCACCGATCGGCCGTTCCGGTCCGGTCACGCCCTGGGGCAAACCCGCCCTGGGCCTCAAGACCCGCAAGCGCAACAAGCCGAGCAACCGGTTCGTGCTGCGGAAACGACGCCGCACCTCCAAACGGAGCCGTGGCGGACGCGACTCCTGA
- the rpsQ gene encoding 30S ribosomal protein S17, whose amino-acid sequence MALKERVGTVVSDKMDKTVVVAVENRFPHPIYQKTVRRTTRYKAHDEANSCRVGDRVRITETRPLSRTKRWAVAEVLSTTSAG is encoded by the coding sequence ATGGCACTCAAGGAAAGGGTCGGCACCGTCGTCAGCGACAAGATGGACAAAACGGTGGTGGTGGCGGTGGAAAACCGCTTCCCCCATCCCATCTATCAGAAGACCGTCCGCCGCACCACCCGCTACAAAGCCCACGACGAAGCCAACAGCTGCCGCGTGGGTGACCGGGTCCGGATCACCGAGACCCGCCCCCTCAGCCGCACCAAACGTTGGGCCGTCGCTGAGGTTCTCTCCACCACCAGCGCCGGCTGA
- the rpsH gene encoding 30S ribosomal protein S8, with protein sequence MANHDPISDMLTRLRNASEKRHERTRIPASRLSRSIANVLHQEGFIGAIAEEGEGVQRQLVLELKYSGKHRQPTIRSVQRVSKPGLRIYKNTRQLPKVLGGLGVAIISTSRGVMSDRDARKQGVGGEVLCYVY encoded by the coding sequence ATGGCCAACCACGACCCGATCTCAGACATGCTCACTCGCCTTCGCAACGCGAGTGAGAAGCGCCACGAGCGCACCAGGATTCCCGCTTCCCGGCTCTCCCGCAGCATCGCCAACGTGCTGCACCAGGAAGGCTTCATCGGCGCCATCGCCGAGGAAGGCGAAGGTGTGCAGCGCCAGCTGGTGCTTGAGCTGAAGTACAGCGGCAAGCACCGCCAGCCCACCATCCGCTCCGTGCAGCGGGTGAGCAAGCCCGGCCTGCGCATCTACAAGAACACCCGCCAGCTGCCCAAGGTGCTGGGCGGCCTCGGCGTGGCGATCATCTCCACCTCCCGGGGTGTGATGAGCGACCGTGATGCCCGCAAGCAGGGCGTCGGCGGCGAAGTGCTCTGCTACGTCTACTGA
- a CDS encoding NhaP-type Na+(K+)/H+ antiporter gives MSERLGLIWGSAFFAGSLAQATAWLTGQPAVVLLLAIGLITGHAGFDLVHPENLGAGLEPLVGLLVSLVLFDGGLNLRLAGRDLQRSVLQLVLVRLVLGLPLAALLAHLLAGLPWSLALVYGAIALATGPTVVTPMVRQLRLAPKLGQLLEAEGLILEPVSAVLGLVLLQVTLGDLGSWQEVASRLLLRLGGGVVLGGVAGLLLSEALRRLGAVAASQGAEGAPAAGGNGLELQLTLGVLFLMFSGCEALLPESGLPAAVSAGVVVGLRLDGAASQLDELIRQLAMLAITVLFPLLAADVSWAELSPLGLGGLGCVLALMLIRWPLIQLTGIGLPSLDWKEKALLSWIAPRGIVTAAVVSLFALELDRAEAPGGATLKGLVFLTILMTVGLQGFTAPWLVQRLGLAQPEVAPELPETG, from the coding sequence TTGAGTGAGCGGCTCGGATTGATCTGGGGTTCGGCTTTCTTCGCCGGCTCCCTGGCCCAGGCCACCGCCTGGCTCACCGGCCAGCCGGCGGTGGTGCTGCTGCTGGCGATCGGTCTGATCACGGGCCATGCCGGTTTCGACCTGGTCCATCCCGAGAACCTGGGCGCCGGTCTGGAGCCCCTGGTCGGTCTGCTGGTGAGCCTGGTGCTCTTCGACGGGGGGCTCAATCTGCGCCTGGCCGGTCGCGATCTGCAGCGGTCGGTGCTGCAGCTGGTGCTGGTGCGCCTGGTGCTGGGGCTTCCCCTGGCGGCCCTGCTGGCCCACCTCCTGGCGGGTCTGCCCTGGTCCCTGGCGCTGGTCTACGGCGCCATCGCCCTGGCCACCGGCCCCACGGTGGTCACCCCGATGGTGCGCCAGCTGCGACTGGCTCCGAAGCTGGGCCAGCTGCTGGAAGCCGAGGGGCTGATCCTCGAGCCCGTCAGTGCCGTGCTCGGCCTGGTGCTGCTCCAGGTGACCCTGGGGGACCTGGGTAGCTGGCAGGAGGTGGCCTCCCGGCTGCTGCTGCGCCTGGGGGGCGGAGTGGTCCTCGGCGGGGTGGCCGGGCTGCTGCTCTCGGAGGCCCTGCGGCGGCTGGGTGCCGTCGCGGCGTCCCAGGGGGCCGAGGGGGCGCCCGCCGCCGGAGGGAACGGGCTGGAGCTGCAGCTCACCCTCGGCGTGCTGTTCCTGATGTTCAGCGGCTGTGAGGCGTTGCTGCCGGAGTCGGGCCTGCCGGCGGCGGTGAGCGCCGGGGTGGTGGTGGGGCTGCGCCTTGACGGGGCCGCCAGCCAGCTCGATGAGCTGATCCGCCAGCTGGCCATGCTGGCCATCACGGTGCTGTTTCCCCTTCTGGCGGCCGATGTCTCCTGGGCCGAGCTGAGTCCCCTCGGCCTGGGCGGTCTGGGTTGCGTGCTGGCCCTGATGCTGATCCGCTGGCCCCTGATCCAGCTCACCGGCATCGGGCTCCCCAGCCTCGACTGGAAGGAGAAGGCCCTGCTCAGCTGGATCGCTCCGCGGGGCATCGTCACCGCGGCGGTGGTGAGCCTGTTCGCCCTCGAGCTCGATCGGGCCGAGGCTCCCGGCGGCGCCACCCTCAAGGGGCTGGTGTTCCTGACCATCCTGATGACCGTGGGCCTGCAGGGGTTCACCGCCCCCTGGCTGGTGCAGCGCCTCGGGCTGGCCCAGCCCGAGGTGGCCCCGGAGCTGCCGGAGACCGGCTGA
- the rpsS gene encoding 30S ribosomal protein S19, giving the protein MGRSLKKGPFVADHLLRKVEKQNAADDKTVIKTWSRASTILPMMIGHTIAVHNGKAHVPVYVTEQMVGHKLGEFAPTRTFRGHIKDKKGGR; this is encoded by the coding sequence ATGGGACGCTCACTCAAGAAAGGCCCGTTCGTCGCCGACCACCTGCTCCGCAAGGTGGAGAAGCAGAACGCCGCCGACGACAAGACCGTGATCAAGACCTGGTCACGCGCCTCCACCATCCTGCCGATGATGATCGGCCACACCATTGCCGTTCACAACGGCAAGGCCCACGTGCCCGTCTACGTGACGGAGCAGATGGTGGGCCACAAGCTGGGCGAATTCGCCCCCACCCGCACGTTCCGCGGTCACATCAAAGACAAGAAGGGAGGCCGCTGA
- a CDS encoding 50S ribosomal protein L23: protein MSERFAGRLADVIRRPLITEKATRAIEINQYTFEVDHRAAKPDIKAAVEHLFDVKVVGVSTMNPPRRTRRVGRFAGKRAQVKKAVVRLAEGNAIQLFPES, encoded by the coding sequence ATGTCTGAGCGTTTTGCAGGCCGGCTGGCGGACGTGATCCGTCGCCCGCTGATCACCGAGAAGGCCACCCGCGCCATCGAGATCAACCAGTACACCTTCGAGGTGGACCATCGGGCCGCCAAGCCCGACATCAAGGCGGCCGTCGAACACCTGTTCGATGTCAAGGTCGTCGGCGTCAGCACCATGAATCCCCCCCGTCGCACCCGTCGGGTGGGGCGCTTCGCCGGCAAACGCGCCCAGGTGAAGAAAGCGGTGGTGCGCCTTGCCGAAGGCAACGCCATCCAGTTGTTCCCTGAGTCCTGA
- the rplE gene encoding 50S ribosomal protein L5, with protein sequence MSLKQRYRETIQPKLLKDLNLSNVHEVPKVVKVTVNRGLGEAAQNAKALEASITELATITGQKVVVTRAKKAIAGFKIRQGMPIGVAVTLRGERMYAFLERLIHLALPRIRDFRGVSPKSFDGRGNYTLGIREQIIFPEISFDKIDAIRGMDVTIVTNARNDEEGRALLREMGMPFRNT encoded by the coding sequence ATGTCACTCAAACAGCGCTACCGGGAGACGATCCAGCCCAAGCTGCTGAAGGATCTCAACCTCTCCAACGTTCACGAGGTTCCCAAGGTGGTCAAGGTCACCGTCAACCGGGGCCTCGGTGAAGCCGCCCAGAACGCCAAGGCCCTCGAGGCCTCGATCACCGAACTGGCGACCATCACCGGTCAGAAGGTGGTGGTGACCCGCGCCAAGAAGGCCATCGCCGGCTTCAAGATCCGCCAGGGCATGCCGATCGGCGTGGCCGTCACCCTGCGGGGCGAGCGGATGTATGCCTTCCTCGAGCGTCTCATCCACCTGGCGCTGCCGCGCATCCGCGACTTCCGCGGCGTGAGCCCGAAGAGCTTCGACGGCCGGGGCAATTACACCCTGGGGATCAGGGAGCAGATCATCTTCCCCGAGATCTCCTTCGACAAGATCGATGCCATCCGGGGGATGGACGTCACGATCGTGACCAACGCCCGTAACGACGAAGAGGGCCGGGCCCTCCTCCGCGAAATGGGAATGCCGTTCCGCAATACCTGA
- the rplD gene encoding 50S ribosomal protein L4, with protein sequence MTDCVIRDWQGKESGKAPLDLKVAKETSANGLLHRAVVRQLAHARQGTASTLTRAEVAGGGRKPYKQKGTGRARQGSIRTPLRPGGGVIFGPKPRSYAVSMNRKERRLALRTALMSRVADITVVKGFAEGLDTPKTKEITAALARFGIDAGAKVLLILDGASDAVSRSVRNLEKVKLIAADQLNVFDLLHANKLVLSEEALAKIQEVYGDV encoded by the coding sequence ATGACTGACTGTGTGATCCGCGACTGGCAAGGCAAGGAGAGCGGCAAGGCTCCCCTCGACCTCAAGGTCGCCAAGGAAACATCCGCCAACGGCCTGCTGCACCGCGCCGTGGTCCGCCAGCTGGCCCACGCCCGTCAGGGCACCGCCAGCACCCTCACCCGTGCCGAAGTGGCCGGCGGCGGCCGCAAGCCCTACAAGCAGAAGGGCACCGGCCGGGCCCGCCAGGGCTCCATCCGCACCCCCCTGCGTCCCGGTGGCGGCGTGATCTTCGGACCCAAGCCCCGCAGCTATGCGGTCTCGATGAACCGCAAGGAGCGTCGCCTGGCCCTGCGCACCGCCCTGATGAGCCGCGTCGCGGACATCACCGTGGTGAAGGGCTTCGCCGAAGGGCTCGACACCCCCAAAACCAAGGAGATCACCGCCGCCCTGGCCCGCTTCGGCATCGACGCCGGCGCCAAGGTGCTGCTGATCCTCGATGGCGCCTCCGATGCGGTCTCCCGCTCGGTTCGCAACCTCGAGAAGGTGAAGCTGATCGCCGCTGATCAGCTCAACGTGTTCGATCTGCTCCATGCCAACAAGCTGGTGCTCAGCGAAGAGGCACTGGCGAAGATTCAGGAGGTCTACGGCGATGTCTGA
- the rplV gene encoding 50S ribosomal protein L22 has product MATTTPDTQALAHGRFIRGSVSKVRRVLDQIRGRTYRDALIMLEFMPYRSTGPITKVLRSAVANAEHNLGLDPATLVISQASADMGPSLKRFRPRAQGRAYAIKKQTCHISIAVAAPTA; this is encoded by the coding sequence ATGGCAACCACCACACCCGACACCCAGGCCCTGGCCCACGGCCGCTTCATCCGCGGTTCCGTGTCCAAGGTGCGCCGGGTTCTCGATCAGATCCGGGGTCGCACCTACCGCGACGCCCTGATCATGCTCGAGTTCATGCCCTACCGCTCCACGGGCCCGATCACCAAGGTGCTCCGCTCCGCGGTCGCCAATGCCGAGCACAACCTCGGCCTCGATCCGGCCACCCTGGTCATCAGCCAGGCCAGCGCCGACATGGGACCCTCCCTGAAGCGGTTCCGGCCCCGGGCCCAGGGCCGCGCCTACGCCATCAAAAAGCAAACCTGCCACATCAGCATTGCTGTGGCAGCGCCCACCGCCTGA
- the rplC gene encoding 50S ribosomal protein L3, which produces MSIGILGKKLGMSQFFDEEGKSIPVTLIEAGPCRITQLKSEATDGYTAVQLGFGETRDKLVNKPAKGHLAKSGETPLRHLKEYRLEAIDGLELGAAVTVGDFAPGQKVDVSGDTIGRGFSGYQKRHGFSRGPMSHGSKNHREPGSTGAGTTPGRVYPGKRMAGRYGGKQITTRGLTILKVDAERNLLVVKGSVPGKPGALLDIRPARRVGVPAAN; this is translated from the coding sequence ATGTCCATCGGCATTCTCGGGAAGAAGCTGGGTATGTCCCAGTTCTTCGACGAAGAAGGCAAATCCATTCCGGTCACCCTGATCGAAGCGGGTCCCTGCCGCATCACCCAACTCAAGAGCGAAGCCACCGACGGCTACACCGCGGTGCAGCTCGGCTTCGGCGAGACGCGCGACAAGCTCGTCAACAAGCCCGCCAAGGGCCACCTGGCCAAATCCGGCGAGACGCCCCTGCGGCACCTCAAGGAGTACCGGCTGGAGGCCATCGACGGCCTCGAGCTCGGGGCCGCCGTCACCGTCGGTGACTTCGCCCCCGGCCAGAAGGTCGACGTCAGCGGCGACACGATCGGCCGCGGCTTCTCGGGCTACCAGAAGCGCCACGGCTTCAGCCGCGGTCCGATGAGCCACGGCTCCAAGAACCACCGCGAACCGGGTTCCACCGGCGCCGGCACCACCCCCGGCCGGGTCTATCCCGGTAAGCGGATGGCCGGCCGCTACGGCGGCAAGCAGATCACCACCCGCGGCCTCACCATCCTCAAGGTGGATGCGGAACGCAATCTGCTCGTGGTCAAGGGCTCGGTTCCCGGCAAGCCCGGCGCCCTGCTCGACATCCGCCCGGCCCGGCGGGTGGGCGTCCCCGCAGCGAACTGA
- the rplX gene encoding 50S ribosomal protein L24 produces MATATPKARPVQRIKMRIRKGDTVQVIAGKDKGKTGEVLRTLPNENRVVVQGVNLRTRHVKPTQEGETGRIVTEEASLHASNVMLYSSANKVASRVEIVVQEDGSKKRRLKKTGEVLD; encoded by the coding sequence ATGGCCACCGCAACCCCCAAGGCCCGGCCCGTTCAGCGCATCAAGATGCGCATCCGCAAAGGTGACACCGTCCAGGTGATCGCCGGCAAGGACAAGGGCAAGACCGGCGAGGTGCTGCGCACCCTGCCCAACGAGAACCGTGTCGTCGTGCAGGGCGTCAACCTGCGCACCCGCCACGTCAAGCCCACCCAGGAGGGCGAGACCGGCCGCATCGTCACCGAGGAGGCGTCCCTGCATGCTTCCAACGTGATGCTGTACTCCAGCGCCAACAAGGTCGCCAGCCGGGTGGAGATCGTCGTCCAGGAGGACGGCAGCAAGAAGCGTCGGCTCAAGAAGACCGGGGAGGTGCTCGACTGA
- a CDS encoding LdpA C-terminal domain-containing domain, giving the protein MLRQDPEQALAAGGWVKLIGGASNQDLAAIEDLAGIHALAGVHCIDVAADPAVVAAARRGMAWAEARGAARPWLMVSLSDGLDPHFRKAWFDPGRCPPACPRPCERVCPALAIGDSGVVVERCYGCGRCLPACPLGLIEERSQVLEAAGVGSLLAQLAPDAVELHTRPGRLEAFAERVAQLSASGVPLRRVAVSAALEGGATVEELAAELWARFRLLRGAGFRPLWQLDGRPMSGDVGAGTAHAAVGLLERLGPLAPPGPLQLAGGTNAHTLAVLARSPAAGPRAAGVAGVAFGGVARRQLQPLLQEAQAEGRRLLDLPLLWPRALAIAEALVAPWLARGAGGPRGLAGPGPG; this is encoded by the coding sequence ATGCTCCGGCAGGATCCCGAGCAGGCCCTGGCCGCCGGCGGCTGGGTGAAGCTGATCGGCGGGGCCAGCAACCAGGATCTGGCCGCCATCGAAGACCTGGCCGGCATCCATGCCCTGGCCGGCGTGCACTGCATCGATGTGGCCGCCGATCCGGCGGTGGTGGCCGCTGCCCGGCGGGGCATGGCCTGGGCCGAGGCCAGGGGCGCGGCCCGTCCCTGGCTGATGGTCAGCCTCAGTGACGGCCTCGACCCCCACTTCCGCAAGGCCTGGTTCGATCCGGGCCGCTGCCCGCCGGCCTGCCCCCGGCCCTGCGAGCGGGTCTGCCCCGCCCTGGCGATCGGCGACTCGGGAGTGGTGGTGGAGCGCTGCTATGGCTGCGGCCGCTGCCTGCCGGCCTGCCCCCTGGGGCTGATCGAGGAGCGCAGCCAGGTGCTGGAGGCGGCCGGCGTGGGCTCCCTCCTGGCGCAGTTGGCCCCGGACGCGGTGGAGCTGCACACCCGGCCGGGGCGGCTGGAGGCCTTCGCCGAACGGGTGGCCCAGCTGTCCGCCAGCGGGGTGCCGCTGCGCCGGGTGGCGGTGAGCGCGGCTCTGGAGGGAGGGGCCACGGTGGAGGAGTTGGCGGCGGAGCTGTGGGCGCGGTTCCGCCTGCTGCGCGGGGCCGGCTTCCGGCCCCTCTGGCAGCTGGATGGCCGGCCGATGAGCGGTGATGTGGGGGCCGGCACGGCCCATGCGGCGGTGGGCCTGCTGGAGCGGCTGGGGCCGCTGGCGCCGCCGGGGCCGCTGCAGCTGGCCGGCGGCACCAACGCCCACACCCTGGCGGTGCTGGCCCGCTCCCCGGCGGCCGGGCCCCGGGCGGCCGGGGTGGCTGGGGTCGCCTTTGGGGGGGTGGCCCGACGCCAGCTCCAGCCCCTGCTGCAGGAGGCCCAGGCGGAGGGGCGGCGGCTGCTGGACCTGCCCCTGCTCTGGCCCCGGGCCCTGGCCATCGCCGAGGCGCTGGTCGCCCCCTGGCTGGCCCGCGGTGCCGGCGGCCCCCGGGGTCTGGCGGGCCCCGGTCCCGGCTAG
- a CDS encoding NAD(P)H-quinone oxidoreductase subunit N: MPLLMTGRGFRTELERCGALALFVPLEGGAETRLLRRLRAAGYRAHLTSARGLGDPEAYLMQLHGIRPPHLGHHSVGRAAAVGEVQRVMPQLGPALAGDGPVLLWLLEGQVLSSSELAALCELCRREPRLKLVVEMGGARALRWQPLEQLVPA, from the coding sequence ATGCCCCTGCTGATGACCGGCCGTGGTTTCCGCACCGAGCTGGAGCGCTGCGGTGCCCTCGCCCTGTTCGTTCCGCTGGAGGGCGGCGCCGAGACCCGGCTGCTGCGGCGGCTGCGGGCGGCCGGCTACCGGGCCCACCTCACCTCCGCCCGCGGGCTGGGGGATCCCGAGGCCTACCTGATGCAGCTGCACGGCATCCGGCCGCCCCACCTGGGCCACCACAGCGTCGGCCGGGCGGCCGCCGTGGGCGAGGTGCAGCGGGTCATGCCCCAGCTGGGCCCTGCCCTGGCCGGCGACGGGCCGGTGCTCCTGTGGCTGCTGGAGGGCCAGGTGCTCAGCAGCTCCGAACTGGCTGCCCTCTGCGAGCTCTGCCGCCGCGAGCCGCGTCTGAAGCTGGTGGTGGAGATGGGCGGCGCCCGGGCCCTGCGCTGGCAACCCCTCGAGCAGCTCGTGCCGGCCTGA
- the rpsC gene encoding 30S ribosomal protein S3: MGHKIHPTGLRLGITQDHRSRWYAPSKTYPVLLQEDDRIRSFINKKYAAAGISDVLIARKADQLEVELKTARPGVLVGRQGSGIEELRTGIQKTLGDAHRQVRINVVEVERVDADAFLLAEYIAQQLEKRVAFRRVMRMAVQRAQRAGVLGLKLQVSGRLNGAEIARTEWTREGRVPLHTLRADIDYATKVATTTYGVLGIKVWVFKGEVLPGQQDQLPVGGAPKRRANRRPQQFEDRSNEE, from the coding sequence ATGGGACACAAGATCCATCCAACCGGCCTGCGCCTGGGGATCACCCAGGACCACCGCTCCCGCTGGTACGCCCCAAGCAAGACCTACCCCGTCCTCCTTCAGGAGGACGACCGGATCCGGTCGTTCATCAACAAGAAGTACGCCGCCGCCGGCATCAGCGACGTGCTGATCGCCCGTAAGGCCGACCAGCTCGAAGTGGAACTCAAGACCGCCCGTCCGGGCGTTCTCGTGGGCCGTCAGGGCAGCGGCATCGAGGAGCTGCGCACCGGCATCCAGAAGACCCTCGGCGACGCCCACCGTCAGGTGCGCATCAACGTGGTCGAGGTGGAGCGGGTCGACGCCGACGCCTTCCTGCTGGCCGAGTACATCGCCCAGCAGCTGGAGAAGCGGGTGGCCTTCCGGCGCGTCATGCGCATGGCGGTGCAGCGCGCCCAGCGGGCCGGGGTGCTGGGTCTCAAGCTCCAGGTGAGCGGCCGCCTCAACGGCGCCGAGATCGCCCGGACGGAGTGGACCCGCGAGGGTCGCGTGCCCCTGCACACGCTCCGCGCCGACATCGACTACGCCACCAAGGTGGCCACCACCACGTACGGGGTGCTGGGCATCAAGGTCTGGGTGTTCAAAGGGGAGGTGCTTCCCGGTCAGCAGGACCAGCTGCCCGTGGGTGGAGCACCGAAACGCCGCGCCAACCGCCGGCCGCAACAGTTCGAAGACCGCTCCAACGAGGAGTGA
- the rpmC gene encoding 50S ribosomal protein L29, producing the protein MARPTITDVRSLSDAQIGEQIDGVRRELFDLRFQQATRRLEHPHRFKEARIKLAHLLTVQQERQRSTVAS; encoded by the coding sequence ATGGCCCGTCCCACCATCACCGACGTGCGCTCGCTCAGCGACGCCCAGATCGGCGAACAGATCGACGGCGTCCGTCGCGAACTGTTCGACCTCCGCTTCCAGCAGGCCACCCGCCGTCTGGAGCACCCGCACCGCTTCAAGGAGGCCCGCATCAAGCTGGCCCACCTGCTGACGGTGCAGCAGGAGCGTCAACGCTCCACCGTCGCCTCCTGA
- the rplF gene encoding 50S ribosomal protein L6 yields MSRIGKAPIPIPDKVTISLDGLAVTVKGPKGELSRVLPEGVSVSQEGGTVVVSPTSSHRRSRERHGLSRTLVANMVEGVSQGFTRKLEIVGVGYRAQVQGRKLVVSAGYSHPVEMVPPEGVTFSVENNTSVFVSGPDKELVGNEAAKIRGIRPPEPYKGKGIKYEGERILRKAGKTGKK; encoded by the coding sequence ATGTCTCGTATCGGTAAAGCCCCGATCCCCATCCCCGACAAGGTGACCATCAGCCTCGATGGCCTGGCGGTCACCGTGAAGGGTCCCAAGGGGGAACTCAGCCGCGTTCTCCCGGAGGGCGTCAGCGTCAGCCAGGAAGGCGGCACGGTGGTGGTCAGCCCCACCAGCAGCCACCGTCGCTCCCGGGAGCGCCACGGCCTCAGCCGCACCCTCGTCGCCAACATGGTGGAAGGGGTCAGCCAGGGCTTCACCCGCAAGCTCGAGATCGTCGGTGTGGGCTATCGCGCCCAGGTCCAGGGGCGCAAGCTCGTGGTCAGCGCCGGCTACAGCCACCCGGTGGAGATGGTTCCCCCCGAAGGAGTCACCTTCTCGGTCGAGAACAACACCTCGGTCTTCGTCTCCGGCCCCGACAAGGAGCTGGTGGGCAACGAGGCGGCCAAGATCCGCGGCATCCGTCCGCCCGAGCCCTACAAGGGCAAGGGCATCAAGTACGAAGGTGAGCGGATTCTGCGCAAGGCCGGCAAGACCGGCAAGAAATGA